Genomic window (Arachis hypogaea cultivar Tifrunner chromosome 13, arahy.Tifrunner.gnm2.J5K5, whole genome shotgun sequence):
CGAACTCGTCGCGCTTCTTGATTGCCTCCTGCGCCAGCGCTTTCAGGCGGTTGAACGACACCTGAAGTTCGGACCTGGAGTTCTCAGCGGCGAGACGCGCCTGGCGCTCCCGATCAAGCTCGCCTAGAAGCTCCCGTAGTTTCTCGACGGAGACGTCTTCCGGCGACGGAGCTTTTGTTGCGATCGGACCAGGATCGCCGGCTTCGTCCTCGACGTCGCTGAGCACCGCGTCGGCATCCTCGTTGCCGGCGGCAGCCATTTAATTTAATAACATATAAGAATAACGATAAACCCTAGGAATTGAAGCGAAGACCAAAAACGTTGGAGAAATTATAGtctgaaattaaaatctaatggAGTAGTGTTTTAGGCTTAGAATTTTAGGTTGCTGATGAATAGACGATGATGCTGTTGTTATTGGTTGCGAATTGAAAGGACATGATCATGGTGTCGTGTAATTGGGAACCTGAAGATGACGAAGAAGAAGGAAACACCGCACCGCACACTACCAACCACTCCGTTCCAGGAATTGGGATTTGGGATACTCGATTttctttcgttttcttttttatttttagggtATATGATTATTTCattccttttataattcgaaTAAGAAAAAAAACTCGGGGGAAGGGAAAAGAAAGGATTGGGTGGTGTCCTATGCAAATGAGTGTGACAGAATTGAGGGGTAGGATGGTGCCACGTAGGCAATATTTTTGCGCAAGCGGCAAGCCTCTCTTTGAAAGGGCAGTTTCGTGAGTTACCACCGTAGGCGACAGCATAGGGGATAAAATTGGAGAGGAGAGGGAAGAATGGTAGGTAGGAAACTTCGTTATACAGACAACAGACAATCGAACAGTGGAGGgagcaattttattttaaatttttaatagtggGGCTGTCTTCATTAAGTAAAGTATATTAAGTTACCCACTTCTCTTGGTTTAAAAAAGTGATTAATCCTAAGTATACATTGTAATTAACCCATTCGAAAAGATTAGGAAGCTTCTCTGTTATATCAGAGCCTGGTTTCGATCCAGGGACCTGTGGGTTATGGGCCCACCACGCTtccgctgcgccactctgattgtTAATAATAATTGTTCAAATATTCTAATTATTCAGAAGCTACATGACACCATGATCAGCATCTATTTACTTGGTTGTTCTCTGTATGGTTACAAAAATATAAGCGCTAGCTACAAATATCGAGTTGAGTTTCAGTCTGTCGTGTTGTGGATTTCAGATTTATTACTATTGGGCAAGGCGTTCATGTAAAATTTAAAAGCCCTGCATCACAAAGAAATTTTGAACAAGGATACAAGTAATCCCTGATATGTGGActggagaagaaaaagaatatgaaTGGTTGAATACAAATTTGTAGCTCTTCACTTagcaaaaaagaaataaataaataagacgaCAAAGGTTAACCCAATTAAGCTGCTATTTGAAGAAGAATATGGTGAAACTAAGTAGAACCAAAAACACCCCCCAATATAGAAGGACAAAAAAGAATATGGTGCTTCAGCGTTTCGTTCTGCATTTCTTTTTGAGCAAAACCCCATCTGGCGGGCGTGTGACCATGAGATTACAGAGGCCATAGAGATTATATGAATACCTTAAGATGCTTCCCAGTTTAGACCTTGCTCTGAAAACACCCCTCACACTCAACAAAACTCCATTGCTTTCCATTTGCTTCACTATGCGCTGGCTCTCTCCCAGTGGCAGCTTAACTTGACTAGTCACCATGTGAATATATGCAAACCTTGACTGAGCCCTTGCAGCAGAGAAAGGTTCCACATATTGAGTTGCAATGAGGGTATTTCCGTAATATAGATAGATGCTCACTGTGCTGAAGTCTACATGAACCTTCTTGTTTGGATTTGTGAAGTTTGCAAGAATGGTGATATCAGCATTGAGCATATATCCAAAGTCCAGGTATGCAGCATTCAGGGTGACACCAGATATGTCGAAATGAGGGCTCTGGGGGCGAAAAACAAGGTACACTATTAGGACTATCAACCCTCCTATGATTATGATCAGCCAAAATATTACGCATAACACAGCACCACACCATGTTAGAGGGTTGGACTTTTTCGGCGGAGGCAACCATGGAGGGCGGTGGTGCCGCGGCCCATCATGTCTCTGCTTTTGCTTGGGGCTGTGAGGTTCACGAAGTTGCTGCCGAGGCTCAGGAGAGAGGCTAAGTGGGGGTAGCACAGGGGTGACAACGGGAGGCTTGGAAGATGATGGCTCACTAATTTTTACCTTTTGCTTGCTTGGTGGGTAAGCTAAACCTTCTTGCCGCTTCCTTCGTCCAGattctggtggtggtggtggttgttgttgtggttTGCTACGCTTGTCACGGGTCGGCGCTTTTGAGGtaggcggtggtggtggtggtcctTGCGTCTGGGGCCGCAATGGATAGGGATGTTCTTGTGGTCGCGGTTGCAATGGAAAATGAGGGTGGTAAGGGGGATCTTCTTGTTGCATAGGTGCTACTCCATGTGCCGGTGGTGGATATTGGCCATGGTGTTCTGAGGCTGGTACGAATAGAATAGGTGACTGCCGATGATCTTCGGGATGTCCTCGCGGTGGTGGTCTAGAAAAATGAGGATTGGTTTCTCGGCGAGACATGGTTGTTAACGGAAAATGAAGTGGGGAAATGAAGACAAACACAGTGACAAATACTATGTTATTGCTATTAAGCTAGTGTAAAGGAGGAAGGATTAAACCCAAAACAAAAATCAAAGTTATAAAGGAAATGAGAATGACTTCATCAGAACTTCAAGGATGATTCATGTAAAGGTAAGGAATCAAACATAAGCCAAGTATGTGGGACAATGTGTTTTTCTCGCTTTTAAGTATTAAGCCGATTTGTGTTTTTCTAACATAAAGTGGTATGTCTATGTTGCATGCTAAAATTTTTGCCAGGCTCGTGAATGGCTTAGATTTATATGGAAAATCAGCACTGGCGAAGAAAAAACCTTGTGCAAGTTTACATGTGGGAAGGAATTTTGGAATAAAAGATTCCGCAATGATCACAAATGAGCCTCATAATTTCAGTTCAgagatatattaatttaaaattaaatgagtGCCGAAAGGTCCTAATGAGGCAAGGCTTAAACAATCACGAGCACTTTGAGTTTCTTCTATGACAATTTACAAGCCAACTACACTAATTGCAAAAGATACCTTCCCCCTACTATGGTCCAAAATACATGGACCACAAACACGAATGACAAACTCTACAACCTTATTAAGTTAAAAACACCCAATATACCCGACTACCCGAGGAATCAGCGCAGTTTTTAAGAGGGAGCATTCATTAATGAAAACACAAATGGAAGCATTCATTCAAGGTGGAAAGTCACATACATAATAAAAGTGTGCATAATATACCGAATGTCTTCTTTAAAAAAGGACTGATATTGATTTCTCTATGTCACTCTACCTCTCTACATTATTGAAATATGTATGGGAACAACCACCTTCATTCAAATGATAAAGAATTAAATATGAATTCGTAAAAGGTAAGTGCCCACATACATATTCATACGATACATAGGATACATAGATCCTTTAGGAgtacattaaaagaaaattacacaatcatgttattttttccttttctctgtatctcttcaCTCTTTTAATCTGTGTTAGAGTACCTCCCTTCGTAAAATACTAAATCGAACAGCTACCACTTTAATTTCCCGGTTCCATGAAAATTGCGGTAAATGCTTCAACAGTTGCAGGCATAAGTTATCTTCAAATTTCTGAACAGAAGACATTACTTCCAGAATTATGTAGTCAACAACGATGCCTTCTACTTCAACTATTCTTCCTCCATTCCCTCCAACCCCCAAACTACCACTCAAAATAGCTGTAAGAAATGTGAGGAACCAAACCCAGAAACTTGGAAGTTCATCCAGACTCACTAGCTGGACATTGATAACTACTAAGCATTCATGCAACAAGATTTGGTGAATAATATCAACAATTCTCAGTTCTCCAATCTTGTACTGAGTTGTCACAGAAGAAATCACATACAAATGACAGTTTGCAGCCGAGGATCTACATCTGTAAATTTGTTCTGCTTCACGCATTTTTGTTTCATACCCGCAAAGAGGAAAAGGAGACACCATAAGAAACCACCATTTTCAAACTTAGCTTTGACGAATAACCATTTATTTGCACCTTGATGCTTACCTAACTGAATGCAACTGCTTCAAGAAAGGAGTCCTTTTCCCCCAAAATAAGATTCTCTTGAATACATGGGTAAATAAAATAGTTCATCGAAAAGTGACATTTACCAAATGAAACAAAGATTTGGTGGTTACTGATCATTCTTCATTGCTTCGGAAGCCCTTCAGAAAGTATGCTCTTGTCAAATCACTCGCAAACAAATTTTTCCTTTATTGTCTTATTTTGTTTTGTACTTTCATATTGTCGTATTTTGTTTCATACTTTCATATAGGAGTTGCAGCAGGgaccaaaaaatgaaaaatacaaagAGAGTGTCGAG
Coding sequences:
- the LOC112792166 gene encoding uncharacterized protein, which encodes MSRRETNPHFSRPPPRGHPEDHRQSPILFVPASEHHGQYPPPAHGVAPMQQEDPPYHPHFPLQPRPQEHPYPLRPQTQGPPPPPPTSKAPTRDKRSKPQQQPPPPPESGRRKRQEGLAYPPSKQKVKISEPSSSKPPVVTPVLPPLSLSPEPRQQLREPHSPKQKQRHDGPRHHRPPWLPPPKKSNPLTWCGAVLCVIFWLIIIIGGLIVLIVYLVFRPQSPHFDISGVTLNAAYLDFGYMLNADITILANFTNPNKKVHVDFSTVSIYLYYGNTLIATQYVEPFSAARAQSRFAYIHMVTSQVKLPLGESQRIVKQMESNGVLLSVRGVFRARSKLGSILRYSYNLYGLCNLMVTRPPDGVLLKKKCRTKR